GGGGAGCTGATAGGTGAGAAGACGAAAGCCCAGGCGATGGTCTCCGATATGAATGCCCGCATCGATGCGGTCCTGGAGAAGACGGCCAATATCTCGGAGAGCGAAAGGCCGAAGGTCTACCTGGAGCTGGCCTCATACGGGGGAACGACGGTGGGGAACGGCACCATGTCCAACGATCTCATCGAGATGGCCGGGGGAGTGAACATCTTCAATAACGGGACCAAGAACTGGGTGGCCTCCACGGAGAGCATCGTGGAGAAGAATCCTGACATCATTGTAATCGAGGATGCCAGCACCAAGAGCAATGACGACCTCAAGGCTAACTTGGGATCGACAGTGGCCGCGGTGTCGGGCGATAAGATCTACCGGATCGACGGTACCACCCTGACCACCAGCCCCAGCGTCGTCGAGGCCCTGGAGAACATGGCCAAGTGGTTCCATCCAACGCTCTTCCAGTAGGGCCTCAAACCTTTTCCGTTTTTACTTTATCTCGATCAGAGGATGGTCTTTAATGCCTAAGGAACATCGGGGTGCGGATGGCTGCTGAGGACATAGCCGAGCTCCAGAGGGCCAAGTACAAGAGATGGTCCCTTATCATCGTATTCATGGTGCTGGCGCTTTTCGCCGCCATCATAATCTGTCTCAGCATCGGTGTGGTGAGCATACCCTTCGACCAGGTCATCTCCATCCTGATGGGCGGGGGAAGCGATAGGGACAGGCACATCATATTCAACCTGCGACTTCCCCGGGTGCTTCTGGGAGTCATCGTGGGCGCATCCCTGGCAGTTGCCGGTGCCACCATGCAGGGTCTGTTCCGGAACCCCATGGCCTCGCCTTCGGTCATCGGCATCTCCGCCGGCGCGGCTTTCGGCGCATCCCTGGCGCTGGTACTAGGAGTGTCCTGGGTCAGTGGGGCTTTCGCCATACCGGCCATGGCCTTCCTCTTCGCATTCATCACGCTGTTCCTCGTGTACGCCGTGTCCCGGGACCGCCGCGGGTATGTGCCCGTGGAGACGTTATTGTTGGCAGGGATCGCCATCGGGGCCCTGTTCAATGCCCTGGTCTCGGCCTTGCAATACTTCGCGGGAGACAAGCTGTCAGGCGTGGTGTTCTGGCTCATGGGCGGTTTGAACAACGCCACCTGGGACCAGATCCTTATTTCCATTCCCGCTGTGATACTGGGCTGCGCGGTCATCATGATGCTCTCCCGGGACCTCAACGCCATCATGGTGGGGGAGGAGCAGGCCGGAAACCTGGGGATAAACGTGAACCAGATACGCATGGTCCTGCTCCTGGCGGCATCCCTGGTCACCGCCATCGCTGTTTCCGTGGCCGGCACCATAGGCTTCGTTGGCCTCATAATCCCTCACGTGTTACGAATACTGGTGGGACCGGACCACCGCGTTCTGCTGCCCGCATCCATCATCGGGGGGGCATTGTTCATGGTCGCCACAGATACTCTGGCCAGGACCATCATCGCGCCGGCGGAGCTGCCGGTAGGGATAATCACCTCGTTACTGGGGGCGCCATTCTTCATCTACCTGCTGATGTCCCGCAAGAAGTCCATGGGGTGGTAGGATGAAGCTCTCAGTACATGGCCTGAGCTTCCGTTATGGGAGCAGCGACGCCATCTCCAACATTGAGCTGGAGGCCAGCGAGGGGGACGTCATCGGGATACTAGGACCCAATGGATCGGGCAAGACGACCCTGCTCAAGTGCCTGAACCGTTCTCTGACGCCCCGGGCGGGGACGGTCATGATCGATGATGTCGACAGCCAGACTCTGACAAGGAAGGAGCTCGCCACTAGGATGGGGACCGTACCCCAGAGCGTGAACATCACCTTCCCGTTCACCGCCTTGGACATCGTGATGATGGGCCGCCTTCCGGAGCTGAAAAGGTTCGAGTCGGAAAGCAGGAGGGACATGGACATCGTGAAGGAGGCCATGGCCATGACCAATACCGTCCAGTTCGCCGACCGGCCCATGGACCAGCTCAGCGGCGGTGAAAGGCAGAGAGTGATCATAGCCAGAGCCTTGGCCCAGAAGCCCAAGGTGCTCCTTCTCGATGAGCCGACCCTGCACCTGGACGTCAATCATCAGCTGGAGATACTGGACCTCATAACGGCCCTTGCCAGGAAGGAGAGGCTCATCGTCATCATCGTCACCCATGACCTGGCGTTGGCCGCGCGCTATTGCACCAAGGTCCTTCTCATGCAGAACGGATGCATCCAGGCGGCGGGAGAGGTCACGGATGTGATGACGACGGAGAACCTGCGGAAGGTCTTCCTCATCGAAGCCTCAGTGTACTTTGACGAGCGAATAGGTGCCTACAGTGTCTCTATATTGCGCTCCACTCGCTCGGATGAGCCCGAAGATCGGTAGTGACGTCCTTCAGGCAGTTATTTAGGCCTTCCTCATTGATATAGGGTCGTTCTCGGATGAGCGGCACCACCAGCTTCCTCTATCACCCCGACTTCCTGCTCTACCAGTTCGGCCCAGGACATCCGTTCCAGCCGGTGCGGGCAATTCACACCTTGGAGACCTTGATGGATGCAGGGATCATCGACGGCGTTGACGCCCATATCGTCGAGCCCGAGGGAGTGGACATGCAGGACCTCAACCGCGTCCATCCCCCGGCATTCGTGGCCCAGGTGGAGAACGCCTGTGCTGAGTACGATCTACTGGACCACGGGGACACGCCCGGAAGCCCCGAGCTCTTCCAAGGGGCACTCATGGCAGTGGGCGCGTCCGTTCGAGGGGCCAGGGGCATCATGGAGGGGGAGTTCGAACACGCCTTCAATCCCGCGGGGGGCCTCCATCATGCCAAACCCACGAGCGCTTCCGGTTTCTGTGTCTTCAACGACCTGGCCGTCACCGTGCAGTACCTTCGCGAGAGGCACGGCGTGGAGCGGGTGGCGGTGATCGACATCGATGGCCATCACGGGGATGGGACCCAGGGCATCTTCTACGGGGAGAAGGTGCTGACCATATCTCTGCACCGCCACGGACATGGATTCTACCCCGGCAGCGGCACAGTAGATGAAAGGGGGGAGGGACAAGGCCAGGGGTTCAACATAAACATCCCCCTGCCCGCAGGCACTGATGACGCTCACTATCTGGATGCCTACAGGACGGTGGTGGTGCCTGCCCTGCGGGCGTATGCCCCGGAGTTCATAATCCATCAGTTCGGGGCCGACGGTCATCGTCAGGACCCGTTGGTGGGCCTGGGGCTGACCACCCGAACCTACGTGAAGGTGGCGGCCATCACACACTCCCTGGCGCACGAGCTGTGCGATGGACGGTACTTAGTAACGGGAGGTGGCGGCTATGATCTCGATGCCACCCGCAGGACATGGTCCCTGATGTTCGCACAAGTATGCGGTGGCAGCGGGACGATGGGAAAGTTGGCCGTTCTTCATGATAGGGAGGTATCGAGAATGAATGACGAGGACGCGGCACTCACCGAGGCTATCACCAAGGAGCAGGAAATGGTGGCCGTGGACATGTTGGAGCGCTCGATGATGAGATAGTAGAAGAAGAGAGCGAATGGCGCCCTGGTCGGGATTTGAACCCGAGTCGAAGCCTCGACAGGGCTTCATGATAGGCCGCTACACTACCAGGGCGTGCTTTTGACCCAAATATGTTAGTCCTATATATGGCTTTTCAAACTCGAGGCCGCGAGGAGCACGGTCCGTCAACACACTGGCCATGTATTCTTAGAAACGGTTTTGCTTAACGACCCGCGCTTGTCGCGTGTGGCGTCTAGGGCCGCTCGCTCTTCTTGAAAAAGATGCGATAAGACGACACTACATTTATGTGACCGACCCTGGTTATCGCTCACGTCGATGACTATGGACGGAAAGTTGAGGGTCAGCGATTACATGGTCAGGGAGGTCGTTTATATCGATCCTGACTACACTGTCGAGCAGGCGAGGCAGAAGCTCATAGCCACGGAGTTCCACGGACTTCCGGTGGCGGAGGACGGGCACATCATTGGTTTCGTAACTGCCAAGGAACTGCTGAGGGCCATCGATCGTCCCCAGGTCAAGGTCCGGGACATAATCAAGGTTGGGACCATCACCGTCTCCCCGGACATGGACATTGATGATGCGTCCAGGGTCCTGTTCCGTTACGGTCTCCGCAACGTGCCCGTGGTGGACGAGAACGGCATCGCCGTGGGCGTCCTCTCCAACATCGACATAATCAGGTCCCACATCGAGAAGGCGACCCCCAACAAGATCAACATGCTCAAGACCTTTCTGGAAAAGAAGCATGGGGTCAACATCACCATCCGCAGAAGGATAATCTCCATAGAGTCCATCAGGCCCACTCAGCACGAGGTGTTCGCCGACGAGCTGAGGGGGAGGCAGTATGAGATAAAGAGGGGTCTGGTGGAGCCCCTCATCGTGGTTCAGAAGAAGGGTTACTACGTTTTGGTGGACGGCCACCACCGCGTCCTGGCGGCCAGGGATATGGGGGTCCGTCAGTTCCAGGCGTTCGTGCTGGAGCCGGACCGGGACATCGACCTGGGCCTGGAGAGGTCGGCCAAAGAGATGGGGATAACTTCGCTGGACGACGTGAAGATCATCCAGGGCTCACACCATCCCCTGGTCCAGGTCTACACCAGGCTGCTGAAGGATGAGGTGCCGATGAGCACCACCCGTCAGTAGTGCCCGTGCCCTTACTTCTGCCTGCGGATGGACTCCAGGACCATGCGCTGTTCGGCCGCTGCCACGTAGTTTATGGTGGTCAACACGGTGTCCGCGTTCAGTGAGATGGAGTCGATGCCCGCCCGTACCAGGAACTCGCAGAACTCCGGGTACACGGACGGTGCCTGACCGCATATGCCCACGGGCACGCCCTTGTTGTGAGCATGCTTGATGAGGTGGGCGATGGCGCGCTTGATGGCGGGGCTCCTCTCGTCGAAGTAGCCCATGCGGCCCAGAATGTCCGAGTCCCGGTCCGCGCCCATGGTCAGCTGCGTCAGGTCGTTGGAACCGATGGAGAAGCCGTCGCAGTGCTCCGCGAACTCCTCGGCCATGAACACGATGACGGGGACCTCGGCCATGAGGTACAGCTTGAAGTCGTTGCCGCGGTACAGGCCGACGTCGTTCATCATCCTCTCGATCTTGACGACCTCATCGACGGTGCGCACGAACGGCAGCATAATCCACACATTGGTCAGCCCCATCTCTTCCCGCGCCTTCTTGATCGCCTTCAGCTCAGCGAGGAAGGCGTCATGGTACGACTCGGAGACGTAGCGGGAGCAGCCGCGCCATCCGATCATGGGGTTCTGTTCCTTCGGTTCGTACCTGGCGCCGCCCTTCATGTCGCGGTACTCGTTGGTCTTGAAGTCGCTGGTGCGCAGGATGATGGGTCTTGGGAAGAACGCCTTAGCGACGGTGGCGATGCCCTGGCTGAGCTTATCGATGAGCTCCCTCTCCCTTCCCTGCTCGATGAGGGCGCAGGGATGCTCTTGGATGTACGAGGTGAACAGGAACTCGATGCGCATGAGACCGACACCCTGGACGGGCAGCTTGGCATACTCCTCGGCCTTCTGCGGCACGCCGACGTTGACCATGATCTTGGTGCCGGTGATCGGGGCCGAAGCGGCCATCGTAGCGACGGGGGCCGAAGCGGGCTTGTCCTCCTTGTCCAGCCCCTCGTAGACCACGCCGGTCTGACCGTGGACGGTAACTTCCATGCCGTTCTTGAGGACCTCGGTAGCATTCTTGGCGCCCACGATGCACGGGATGCCAAGCTCCCTGGCGACGATGGCCGCATGACAGGTCATGCCGCCCTCGTCGGTGATGATGGCCGAAGTTCGGGTCATCGCCGGGACCATGTCCGGGGTGGTCATCTGGGTGACCATGATATCTCCCTGCTTCACCACGTCCAGGCTCATGTCCTCCTGGTAGATACGGACCGGACCACTGGCCTTCCCTGGGCTGGCCCCCAGTCCCTTGACCAGGATCGTCCTCGAGGCCTCGATCTTGTCCTCGGCCTTCACGTTCTTGTCCTTGGACAGGGTGGTGACCGGGCGTGCCTGGACGATGTACATGCTCCCTCCCTCCATGGCCCACTCGATGTCCATGGGGCGGTCGTAGTGCATCTCTATCTGGTTCCCCACCTCCGCGAGGTCCAAGATCTGCTCGTCGGTCATCTTTTGCTTAGTTGCCAGGTCCTGAGGTATGTCCTGCCTCATGCACTCGCCGCTCTCCCCCCGGACCAGTTTCCAGGTCTGGTTGGAAATGCGGCGGTTGAGTATCTTGCGGTGGAATTTGTCCACCACATAGGTGTCGGGGGTGACCTTGCCTCCCACTAGAGCTTCCCCCAACCCATAGCCTGCCTCGATGATGATGTGCGGAAGCTCGGAGTTGGGATCGATGGTGAACATTATCCCGGAGATGTCGGAGTTGACCATGCGCTGGACAACCACGGCCAGCTTGACCTTGTCGTGCTCGAAGTTCTTGGACACACGGTATGCCAGTGCTCGTGGGGTGAACAAGGATGCCCAGCATCTCTTGACGCTCTTCAGAAGAGACTCCGGTCCAGACACGTTGAGATAGGTGTCCTGCTGCCCGGCGAAGGATGCCGTCGGAAGGTCCTCGGCCGTGGCGCTGGAACGGACCGCCACCAGAGGGTACTTACCCTTCCCCAGCTTCTTGTACTCCTCGACAACCGAGGCCTCCAGGTCCTTGGGCA
Above is a window of Methanomassiliicoccus sp. DNA encoding:
- a CDS encoding ABC transporter ATP-binding protein — translated: MKLSVHGLSFRYGSSDAISNIELEASEGDVIGILGPNGSGKTTLLKCLNRSLTPRAGTVMIDDVDSQTLTRKELATRMGTVPQSVNITFPFTALDIVMMGRLPELKRFESESRRDMDIVKEAMAMTNTVQFADRPMDQLSGGERQRVIIARALAQKPKVLLLDEPTLHLDVNHQLEILDLITALARKERLIVIIVTHDLALAARYCTKVLLMQNGCIQAAGEVTDVMTTENLRKVFLIEASVYFDERIGAYSVSILRSTRSDEPEDR
- a CDS encoding acetoin utilization protein AcuC, with translation MSGTTSFLYHPDFLLYQFGPGHPFQPVRAIHTLETLMDAGIIDGVDAHIVEPEGVDMQDLNRVHPPAFVAQVENACAEYDLLDHGDTPGSPELFQGALMAVGASVRGARGIMEGEFEHAFNPAGGLHHAKPTSASGFCVFNDLAVTVQYLRERHGVERVAVIDIDGHHGDGTQGIFYGEKVLTISLHRHGHGFYPGSGTVDERGEGQGQGFNINIPLPAGTDDAHYLDAYRTVVVPALRAYAPEFIIHQFGADGHRQDPLVGLGLTTRTYVKVAAITHSLAHELCDGRYLVTGGGGYDLDATRRTWSLMFAQVCGGSGTMGKLAVLHDREVSRMNDEDAALTEAITKEQEMVAVDMLERSMMR
- the ppsA gene encoding phosphoenolpyruvate synthase, which translates into the protein MSIKNLGVNDIPIAGGKAANLGELTSAGFEVPPGFVLTTESYDYYLKQNNLKDIISEALSGLDVSSDAALQEASGKIRKAFEEGDVPKDLEASVVEEYKKLGKGKYPLVAVRSSATAEDLPTASFAGQQDTYLNVSGPESLLKSVKRCWASLFTPRALAYRVSKNFEHDKVKLAVVVQRMVNSDISGIMFTIDPNSELPHIIIEAGYGLGEALVGGKVTPDTYVVDKFHRKILNRRISNQTWKLVRGESGECMRQDIPQDLATKQKMTDEQILDLAEVGNQIEMHYDRPMDIEWAMEGGSMYIVQARPVTTLSKDKNVKAEDKIEASRTILVKGLGASPGKASGPVRIYQEDMSLDVVKQGDIMVTQMTTPDMVPAMTRTSAIITDEGGMTCHAAIVARELGIPCIVGAKNATEVLKNGMEVTVHGQTGVVYEGLDKEDKPASAPVATMAASAPITGTKIMVNVGVPQKAEEYAKLPVQGVGLMRIEFLFTSYIQEHPCALIEQGRERELIDKLSQGIATVAKAFFPRPIILRTSDFKTNEYRDMKGGARYEPKEQNPMIGWRGCSRYVSESYHDAFLAELKAIKKAREEMGLTNVWIMLPFVRTVDEVVKIERMMNDVGLYRGNDFKLYLMAEVPVIVFMAEEFAEHCDGFSIGSNDLTQLTMGADRDSDILGRMGYFDERSPAIKRAIAHLIKHAHNKGVPVGICGQAPSVYPEFCEFLVRAGIDSISLNADTVLTTINYVAAAEQRMVLESIRRQK
- a CDS encoding CBS domain-containing protein; translation: MDGKLRVSDYMVREVVYIDPDYTVEQARQKLIATEFHGLPVAEDGHIIGFVTAKELLRAIDRPQVKVRDIIKVGTITVSPDMDIDDASRVLFRYGLRNVPVVDENGIAVGVLSNIDIIRSHIEKATPNKINMLKTFLEKKHGVNITIRRRIISIESIRPTQHEVFADELRGRQYEIKRGLVEPLIVVQKKGYYVLVDGHHRVLAARDMGVRQFQAFVLEPDRDIDLGLERSAKEMGITSLDDVKIIQGSHHPLVQVYTRLLKDEVPMSTTRQ
- a CDS encoding iron chelate uptake ABC transporter family permease subunit, which gives rise to MAAEDIAELQRAKYKRWSLIIVFMVLALFAAIIICLSIGVVSIPFDQVISILMGGGSDRDRHIIFNLRLPRVLLGVIVGASLAVAGATMQGLFRNPMASPSVIGISAGAAFGASLALVLGVSWVSGAFAIPAMAFLFAFITLFLVYAVSRDRRGYVPVETLLLAGIAIGALFNALVSALQYFAGDKLSGVVFWLMGGLNNATWDQILISIPAVILGCAVIMMLSRDLNAIMVGEEQAGNLGINVNQIRMVLLLAASLVTAIAVSVAGTIGFVGLIIPHVLRILVGPDHRVLLPASIIGGALFMVATDTLARTIIAPAELPVGIITSLLGAPFFIYLLMSRKKSMGW